The Watersipora subatra chromosome 1, tzWatSuba1.1, whole genome shotgun sequence genome has a window encoding:
- the LOC137386094 gene encoding putative phosphatidylglycerol/phosphatidylinositol transfer protein DDB_G0278295, with amino-acid sequence MPSAARVLKNSCRLMMGKKLKVFGCVALIGLGSLFSTYVTFIRHPPAEEILKNQGIQVDSRSYELDPNKEHTIMEISRAAWEKWLAQNKYVPIGTVFDGACDESDKITIGKIVVMLDPETDGIKVKMYANTSFDETIYYGNVQFFVDYNGQEFFANTLDLCSADEELKCPISKGLFLLKREWKISSLLPKGEYKAKAWLSNHKKVVELCVLATLKL; translated from the exons ATGCCCAGCGCTGCACGGGTTTTAAAAAACAGTTGCAG GTTGATGATGGGAAAAAAGCTTAAAGTATTCGGGTGCGTCGCTCTCATAGGGCTAGGGTCGCTGTTCAGCACATATGTCACCTTTATTCGCCATCCACCTGCTGAGGAGATTCTTAAAAATCAAGGTATTCAGGTCGACTCAAGAAGCTATGAGCTCGATCCTAACAAAGAGCACACCATCATGGAGATATCAAGAGCTGCCTGGGAAAAATGGCTCgctcaaaataaatatgttccAATCGGTACTGTATTTGATGGTGCCTGTG ACGAAAGTGACAAGATCACCATCGGGAAGATCGTGGTCATGTTGGATCCTGAGACTGACGGTATCAAGGTTAAGATGTATGCAAACACCTCCTTCG ATGAGACGATATATTATGGCAATGTCCAATTTTTTGTCGATTACAATGGTCAAGAATTCTTTGCCAATACACTTGATTTATGCTCTGCTGATGAAGAGCTCAAATGTCCAATCAGTAAAGGATTATTCCTTTTGAAAAGAGAGTGGAAGATCTCATCTCTTTTACCTAAG GGGGAGTATAAAGCTAAGGCGTGGCTATCTAATCACAAGAAAGTCGTGGAACTATGCGTCCTGGCGACATTGAAGCTATAA